The Siniperca chuatsi isolate FFG_IHB_CAS linkage group LG7, ASM2008510v1, whole genome shotgun sequence genome includes a window with the following:
- the strn4 gene encoding striatin-4 isoform X1 produces the protein MEADRSGGGPNPNSGGGSSSGAGRNPNGPKAAPGQATSAAATGAMSAATAAAAAAAAAAGAMPGSSQTRELQDGDSGMTLPGILHFIQYEWGRFQAEKYRWEAERDELRAQVAFLQGERKGQENMKQDLVRRIKMLEYALKQERAKHQKLKTGNDQSPGDKKPETEADQLPNGPAESDSEPANQMSWKEGRQLLRKYLEEVGYSDTILDMRSKRVRSLLGRSSPEANRPPPSETCPEPEPRAGGESLLVRQIEEQIKSQQNKIHKRCLKRRTSSIMQTWNAGKESSKERLGGSVLDKIPFLRGCEDDDEDDSDEEDDFQGMATDCIDGPRKNKKSRVKMGSEPMTTDLDPEDEEDEDDSEDALSEFDFLGSGEDGEGAGEARISGDGRELENRRNKLQGMMSDFPPKPTPPPSVSGQARSGEGGALGFSSDVFIMDAVGGGDMNLGELADLTVANDNDLSMDMQDNREEFKKTWNPRFTLRSHFDAIRALTFHPSQAVLLTASEDGTLKLWNLNKAMHSKKNAALDVEPIYTFRAHSGAVLSLTMGEDGDSCYSGGLDGTVRCWKMPDLNVDPYDNYDPGIESSVLAGHEDSVWGLTYSAVHHRLASCSADGTIRIWDPQNSAPCLSVFNKEREHGTPTSVAFVATDPNQVVVSFDGGETLLYDLNTEQSTTALETQTKDGSELINRVVSHPSEPVSITAHENRTIRFLDNKTGKVVHSMVAHLDAVTCLTTDPKGTYLISGSHDCSVRLWMLDNRTCVQEITAHRKKHDEAIHDVAFHPSQPFIASAGADALAKIFV, from the exons ATGGAGGCGGACAGATCCGGCGGAGGACCAAACCCGAACTCCGgaggcggcagcagcagcggagCGGGGCGCAACCCGAACGGGCCCAAAGCAGCACCGGGCCAGGCGACATCAGCTGCGGCGACCGGGGCGATGTCAGCAGCAAcagcggcagcggcggcggcggcagctgCAGCCGGTGCCATGCCCGGATCGTCGCAGACACGCGAGCTGCAGGACGGGGACTCGGGTATGACGCTTCCTGGGATCCTGCACTTCATCCAGTACGAGTGGGGACGCTTTCAGGCCGAGAAATACCGCTGGGAGGCTGAGAGAGACGAACTCAGG gctcAGGTGGCATTCCTACAGGGTGAGAGGAAAGGGCAGGAGAATATGAAACAGGACCTGGTGAGGCGGATCAAAATGCTGGAGTACGCCCTCAAACAGGAGAG GGCTAAGCACCAGAAGCTGAAGACAGGAAACGACCAGAGTCCCGGAGACAAGAAaccagagacagaggcagaccaGC TTCCCAATGGGCCAGCTGAGTCAGATTCTgagccagccaatcagatgtCCTGGAAGGAGGGACGTCAGCTACTACGCAA ATATCTTGAGGAAGTGGGTTATTCAGACACCATCCTGGACATGCGGTCTAAGCGCGTGCGCTCCCTGCTTGGGCGGAGCAGCCCAGAGGCTAACAGGCCTCCGCCCAGTGAAACCTGTCCCGAGCCTGAGCCCCGGGCAGGTGGAGAGTCGTTGTTGGTCAGACAGATAGAGGAACAGATCAAGAG CCAACAGAACAAGATACACAAAAGATGTCTAAAACGGAGGACATCCTCCATCATGCAAACATG gAACGCGGGCAAGGAAAGCTCTAAGGAACGTCTGGGTGGCTCTGTGCTCGATAAGATCCCCTTCCTGCGTGGCtgtgaggatgatgatgaagacgaCAGTGACGAGGAAGATGACTTCCAAGGCATGGCCACTGACTGCATCGATGGACCGCGCAAGAACAAGAAGTCTCGTGTAAAG ATGGGTTCGGAGCCCATGACCACAGACCTGGACCCCGAGGACGAGGAGGACGAAGACGACTCGGAGGATGCCCTCAGTGAATTTGACTTCCTGGGCTCGGGGGAGGATGGGGAGGGGGCGGGAGAGGCCCGGATCTCGGGGGACGGACGGGAGTTAG AGAACCGCAGGAACAAGTTACAAGGCATGATGTCGGACTTCCCCCCTAAACCCACCCCGCCCCCCTCTGTATCGGGACAGGCTCGCTCCGGGGAAG GTGGCGCCTTGGGTTTCTCCTCCGATGTCTTCATTATGGATGCCGTTGGAGGAGGGGACATGAACCTGGGTGAACTGGCTGATCTCACTGTTGCCAATGACAACGATCTCTCCATGGAT ATGCAGGATAACAGAGAGGAGTTTAAGAAGACATGGAACCCTCGTTTCACACTACGCAGCCACTTTGATGCCATCCGTGCTTTGACCTTTCACCCCAGCCAAGCGGTGCTGCTCACAGCCTCTGAGGATGGAACGCTAAAACTTTGGAACCTCAACAAGGCCATGCACTCTAAAAA GAACGCAGCGTTGGATGTTGAGCCCATCTACACATTTAGAGCACACAG TGGAGCCGTTCTGTCACTGACTATGGGCGAGGACGGAGACTCCTGCTACAGTGGAGGTCTAGACGGAACTGTCAGATGTTGGAAGATGCCAGACCTCAACGTGGATCCTTATGATAACTATG ATCCTGGCATCGAGAGCAGTGTACTAGCAGGCCACGAGGACAGTGTGTGGGGTCTAACTTACTCGGCAGTCCACCATCGTCTTGCCTCGTGCTCAGCTGATGGCACCATCCGCATCTGGGACCCTCAGAACTCggctccctgcctgtctgtcttcaatAAGGAGAGAG AGCACGGAACGCCCACCTCAGTGGCCTTTGTGGCCACCGACCCCAATCAGGTGGTGGTGTCATTTGACGGCGGTGAGACGCTGCTCTATGACCTCAACACAGAGCAGAGCACCACTGCGCTAGAGACACAGACAAAGGATG GCAGTGAGCTGATCAACCGTGTTGTCAGTCACCCATCTGAGCCCGTCTCCATCACTGCACATGAGAACCGCACCATCCGCTTTCTAGACAATAAGACAG gtAAAGTTGTCCACTCTATGGTGGCTCACCTGGATGCAGTCACCTGTCTTACTACAGACCCTAAAGGCACTTACCTCATCTCTGGCA GCCACGACTGCTCGGTGCGCCTGTGGATGCTGGACAACAGGACATGCGTGCAGGAGATCACGGCCCACAGGAAGAAGCACGACGAGGCCATTCATGACGTGGCCTTCCACCCGTCTCAGCCTTTCATTGCCAGCGCTGGCGCAGATGCACTTGCCAAGATCTTTGTCTGA
- the strn4 gene encoding striatin-4 isoform X2 has translation MEADRSGGGPNPNSGGGSSSGAGRNPNGPKAAPGQATSAAATGAMSAATAAAAAAAAAAGAMPGSSQTRELQDGDSGMTLPGILHFIQYEWGRFQAEKYRWEAERDELRAQVAFLQGERKGQENMKQDLVRRIKMLEYALKQERAKHQKLKTGNDQSPGDKKPETEADQLPNGPAESDSEPANQMSWKEGRQLLRKYLEEVGYSDTILDMRSKRVRSLLGRSSPEANRPPPSETCPEPEPRAGGESLLVRQIEEQIKRNAGKESSKERLGGSVLDKIPFLRGCEDDDEDDSDEEDDFQGMATDCIDGPRKNKKSRVKMGSEPMTTDLDPEDEEDEDDSEDALSEFDFLGSGEDGEGAGEARISGDGRELENRRNKLQGMMSDFPPKPTPPPSVSGQARSGEGGALGFSSDVFIMDAVGGGDMNLGELADLTVANDNDLSMDMQDNREEFKKTWNPRFTLRSHFDAIRALTFHPSQAVLLTASEDGTLKLWNLNKAMHSKKNAALDVEPIYTFRAHSGAVLSLTMGEDGDSCYSGGLDGTVRCWKMPDLNVDPYDNYDPGIESSVLAGHEDSVWGLTYSAVHHRLASCSADGTIRIWDPQNSAPCLSVFNKEREHGTPTSVAFVATDPNQVVVSFDGGETLLYDLNTEQSTTALETQTKDGSELINRVVSHPSEPVSITAHENRTIRFLDNKTGKVVHSMVAHLDAVTCLTTDPKGTYLISGSHDCSVRLWMLDNRTCVQEITAHRKKHDEAIHDVAFHPSQPFIASAGADALAKIFV, from the exons ATGGAGGCGGACAGATCCGGCGGAGGACCAAACCCGAACTCCGgaggcggcagcagcagcggagCGGGGCGCAACCCGAACGGGCCCAAAGCAGCACCGGGCCAGGCGACATCAGCTGCGGCGACCGGGGCGATGTCAGCAGCAAcagcggcagcggcggcggcggcagctgCAGCCGGTGCCATGCCCGGATCGTCGCAGACACGCGAGCTGCAGGACGGGGACTCGGGTATGACGCTTCCTGGGATCCTGCACTTCATCCAGTACGAGTGGGGACGCTTTCAGGCCGAGAAATACCGCTGGGAGGCTGAGAGAGACGAACTCAGG gctcAGGTGGCATTCCTACAGGGTGAGAGGAAAGGGCAGGAGAATATGAAACAGGACCTGGTGAGGCGGATCAAAATGCTGGAGTACGCCCTCAAACAGGAGAG GGCTAAGCACCAGAAGCTGAAGACAGGAAACGACCAGAGTCCCGGAGACAAGAAaccagagacagaggcagaccaGC TTCCCAATGGGCCAGCTGAGTCAGATTCTgagccagccaatcagatgtCCTGGAAGGAGGGACGTCAGCTACTACGCAA ATATCTTGAGGAAGTGGGTTATTCAGACACCATCCTGGACATGCGGTCTAAGCGCGTGCGCTCCCTGCTTGGGCGGAGCAGCCCAGAGGCTAACAGGCCTCCGCCCAGTGAAACCTGTCCCGAGCCTGAGCCCCGGGCAGGTGGAGAGTCGTTGTTGGTCAGACAGATAGAGGAACAGATCAAGAG gAACGCGGGCAAGGAAAGCTCTAAGGAACGTCTGGGTGGCTCTGTGCTCGATAAGATCCCCTTCCTGCGTGGCtgtgaggatgatgatgaagacgaCAGTGACGAGGAAGATGACTTCCAAGGCATGGCCACTGACTGCATCGATGGACCGCGCAAGAACAAGAAGTCTCGTGTAAAG ATGGGTTCGGAGCCCATGACCACAGACCTGGACCCCGAGGACGAGGAGGACGAAGACGACTCGGAGGATGCCCTCAGTGAATTTGACTTCCTGGGCTCGGGGGAGGATGGGGAGGGGGCGGGAGAGGCCCGGATCTCGGGGGACGGACGGGAGTTAG AGAACCGCAGGAACAAGTTACAAGGCATGATGTCGGACTTCCCCCCTAAACCCACCCCGCCCCCCTCTGTATCGGGACAGGCTCGCTCCGGGGAAG GTGGCGCCTTGGGTTTCTCCTCCGATGTCTTCATTATGGATGCCGTTGGAGGAGGGGACATGAACCTGGGTGAACTGGCTGATCTCACTGTTGCCAATGACAACGATCTCTCCATGGAT ATGCAGGATAACAGAGAGGAGTTTAAGAAGACATGGAACCCTCGTTTCACACTACGCAGCCACTTTGATGCCATCCGTGCTTTGACCTTTCACCCCAGCCAAGCGGTGCTGCTCACAGCCTCTGAGGATGGAACGCTAAAACTTTGGAACCTCAACAAGGCCATGCACTCTAAAAA GAACGCAGCGTTGGATGTTGAGCCCATCTACACATTTAGAGCACACAG TGGAGCCGTTCTGTCACTGACTATGGGCGAGGACGGAGACTCCTGCTACAGTGGAGGTCTAGACGGAACTGTCAGATGTTGGAAGATGCCAGACCTCAACGTGGATCCTTATGATAACTATG ATCCTGGCATCGAGAGCAGTGTACTAGCAGGCCACGAGGACAGTGTGTGGGGTCTAACTTACTCGGCAGTCCACCATCGTCTTGCCTCGTGCTCAGCTGATGGCACCATCCGCATCTGGGACCCTCAGAACTCggctccctgcctgtctgtcttcaatAAGGAGAGAG AGCACGGAACGCCCACCTCAGTGGCCTTTGTGGCCACCGACCCCAATCAGGTGGTGGTGTCATTTGACGGCGGTGAGACGCTGCTCTATGACCTCAACACAGAGCAGAGCACCACTGCGCTAGAGACACAGACAAAGGATG GCAGTGAGCTGATCAACCGTGTTGTCAGTCACCCATCTGAGCCCGTCTCCATCACTGCACATGAGAACCGCACCATCCGCTTTCTAGACAATAAGACAG gtAAAGTTGTCCACTCTATGGTGGCTCACCTGGATGCAGTCACCTGTCTTACTACAGACCCTAAAGGCACTTACCTCATCTCTGGCA GCCACGACTGCTCGGTGCGCCTGTGGATGCTGGACAACAGGACATGCGTGCAGGAGATCACGGCCCACAGGAAGAAGCACGACGAGGCCATTCATGACGTGGCCTTCCACCCGTCTCAGCCTTTCATTGCCAGCGCTGGCGCAGATGCACTTGCCAAGATCTTTGTCTGA